In Thauera sp. JM12B12, one DNA window encodes the following:
- a CDS encoding phasin family protein — MASKQEQMNELQKKNLEAAMRLAQLSIENSQRIMEIQVTTAKRLFEEGVENAKALSSVKDPKNMMELRANYAQSTTEQMLACARQIAEITASTQAEFGKLVGEQLTSGSTDMFEAMQKMFKGMPISDQNALGAMQTAMDTTRAAFEQMTRASTEAFQAFTQQGTRGRR, encoded by the coding sequence ATGGCCAGCAAGCAAGAACAGATGAACGAACTTCAGAAGAAGAACCTGGAGGCCGCGATGCGGCTGGCTCAGCTGTCCATCGAGAACTCCCAGCGCATCATGGAGATCCAGGTTACGACCGCAAAGCGCCTGTTCGAGGAAGGCGTCGAGAACGCCAAGGCGCTGTCGTCCGTCAAGGATCCGAAGAACATGATGGAACTGCGTGCGAACTACGCGCAGAGCACGACCGAGCAGATGCTCGCATGTGCCCGCCAGATCGCCGAGATCACCGCCAGCACGCAGGCCGAGTTCGGCAAGCTGGTCGGCGAGCAGCTCACCAGCGGCAGCACCGACATGTTCGAGGCGATGCAGAAGATGTTCAAAGGCATGCCGATCTCGGATCAGAACGCCCTGGGTGCGATGCAGACCGCGATGGACACCACCCGTGCGGCATTCGAGCAGATGACGCGGGCCTCGACCGAAGCCTTCCAGGCATTTACGCAGCAAGGCACGCGCGGCCGGCGCTGA
- the moaE gene encoding molybdopterin synthase catalytic subunit MoaE codes for MGSEVSVQEADFDVGAEMAALSADRRDIGAVASFVGLVRDANDGSGVYAMTLEHYPGMTERALADIVVQARARWPLLGVRVIHRHGRLEPGDRIVFVGVASANRGAAFAACEFIMDYLKTQAPFWKREETPTGARWVDARAADDAAAARWSGAGPAAEDESNWEDIEQRR; via the coding sequence ATGGGTTCCGAAGTCAGTGTGCAGGAGGCCGACTTCGACGTCGGTGCGGAAATGGCCGCGCTGAGCGCCGATCGCCGCGATATCGGCGCGGTGGCGAGTTTCGTCGGTCTGGTGCGAGATGCCAACGATGGCAGCGGTGTGTATGCGATGACCCTGGAGCACTACCCGGGCATGACCGAGCGCGCGCTCGCGGACATCGTCGTACAGGCCAGAGCGCGCTGGCCCTTGCTCGGCGTGCGGGTGATCCACCGCCATGGCCGGCTCGAGCCGGGCGATCGTATCGTCTTCGTCGGTGTGGCCAGCGCCAACCGGGGCGCGGCGTTTGCGGCCTGCGAGTTCATCATGGACTACCTGAAGACTCAGGCCCCGTTCTGGAAGCGTGAAGAAACGCCGACAGGTGCGCGCTGGGTCGATGCACGCGCGGCCGATGACGCGGCGGCCGCGCGCTGGTCGGGGGCTGGCCCTGCTGCAGAGGATGAATCGAACTGGGAAGACATCGAGCAGCGCCGCTGA
- the moaD gene encoding molybdopterin converting factor subunit 1, translating into MTTKVKLLYFASLREAVGRPGEEIELPGDVTTVGSLRAHLAGRGDRWQALAEGRNVRAALNQRMVSEDAALAGGDEVAFFPPVTGG; encoded by the coding sequence ATGACGACGAAGGTGAAGCTGCTGTATTTCGCCAGCCTGCGGGAGGCGGTGGGCCGCCCGGGTGAAGAGATCGAACTTCCTGGCGACGTGACCACGGTTGGATCCTTGCGTGCCCATCTGGCCGGACGCGGCGACCGCTGGCAGGCGCTTGCGGAGGGGCGTAACGTGCGTGCCGCGCTCAATCAGCGCATGGTGAGCGAAGATGCGGCGCTGGCAGGGGGGGACGAGGTCGCCTTCTTTCCGCCGGTGACTGGAGGCTGA
- the glp gene encoding gephyrin-like molybdotransferase Glp, with translation MNANMLSFDEAYEKLLGFVRPVREIEQVDAMFAAGRVLAATQYSTINQPPMDNSGMDGYALRAADVPVAGTRLPVSQRIPAGSVGHELAPATAARIFTGAPLPPGADTVVMQECCEHIGDEVVINTVPRLGEAVRKMGEDIAAGAQILPAGLRLSPQAVALAASVGLAQLPVYRRVRVAMFSTGSELVMPGEPLPPGGIYNSNRFMLRNLLTAIGCEVEDFGIVPDRLDATREVLRRAAEGHDLILTSGGVSVGEEDHVKPAVEAEGSLDMWKIAMKPGKPLAYGRVHGAAFIGLPGNPVSSFVTFLMMVRPFLLATQGVTEVAPASMMLRADFDWPKPDRRREFLRARMNEAGGVELFSNQGSAALNSTVWATGLVDIPASTAIARGETVRFLPYGELMH, from the coding sequence ATGAACGCAAACATGCTTTCCTTCGACGAGGCCTACGAAAAGCTGCTCGGCTTCGTTCGTCCGGTGCGCGAGATCGAACAGGTGGATGCCATGTTCGCCGCCGGCCGCGTGCTGGCAGCCACGCAGTACTCCACGATCAACCAGCCGCCGATGGACAACTCCGGCATGGACGGCTACGCGCTGCGCGCGGCCGACGTACCGGTGGCCGGCACCCGCCTGCCGGTGAGCCAGCGCATCCCCGCAGGCAGCGTCGGTCATGAGCTTGCGCCCGCCACCGCCGCGCGCATCTTTACCGGCGCGCCGCTGCCTCCGGGGGCGGACACCGTGGTGATGCAGGAGTGCTGCGAACACATCGGTGACGAGGTGGTGATCAACACCGTGCCGCGGCTGGGCGAAGCGGTACGCAAGATGGGCGAGGACATCGCAGCGGGTGCGCAGATCCTGCCTGCGGGTCTTCGCCTGTCGCCGCAGGCGGTGGCGCTCGCCGCCTCGGTTGGCCTGGCGCAGCTGCCGGTGTATCGCCGCGTCCGGGTCGCCATGTTCTCGACCGGCTCGGAGCTCGTGATGCCGGGCGAGCCCCTGCCACCGGGCGGCATCTACAACTCCAATCGCTTCATGTTGCGCAACCTGCTGACCGCGATCGGCTGCGAGGTCGAGGATTTCGGCATCGTCCCTGACCGCCTCGATGCGACTCGGGAGGTGCTGCGACGTGCCGCCGAGGGCCACGATCTCATCCTCACCAGCGGTGGGGTGTCGGTCGGCGAGGAGGACCACGTCAAGCCGGCGGTCGAGGCCGAAGGCAGTCTGGACATGTGGAAGATCGCGATGAAGCCGGGCAAGCCGCTCGCCTATGGCCGGGTGCACGGCGCCGCCTTCATCGGCCTGCCCGGCAACCCGGTGTCGAGCTTCGTGACCTTCCTGATGATGGTGCGCCCCTTCCTGCTCGCCACCCAGGGCGTGACCGAGGTGGCGCCGGCGTCGATGATGCTGCGCGCCGATTTCGACTGGCCGAAGCCGGACCGTCGCCGCGAGTTCCTGCGCGCGCGCATGAATGAGGCGGGCGGTGTGGAGCTGTTCTCCAACCAGGGCTCGGCGGCGCTCAATTCAACTGTTTGGGCGACCGGGCTTGTGGACATTCCGGCCTCGACCGCGATCGCGCGCGGCGAGACGGTCCGTTTCCTGCCCTACGGCGAGCTCATGCACTGA
- the mobB gene encoding molybdopterin-guanine dinucleotide biosynthesis protein B, with protein sequence MNVFGFAGWSGSGKTTLVEKLIPEFTARGLRVSVIKHAHHGFDLDKPGKDSWRHREAGATQVLMLSNDRWVLMHELRGAPEPSLEAQLRLLEPCDLVLIEGYKAAAVPKIEIHRPAHGKPPLWPENPHVVAVATNGDIDCPLPRLPLDEPAKVADFILEYLKSR encoded by the coding sequence ATGAATGTGTTCGGTTTCGCCGGCTGGTCCGGTTCCGGCAAGACCACCCTGGTCGAAAAGCTGATCCCCGAGTTCACTGCGCGCGGCTTGCGCGTGTCGGTGATCAAGCACGCCCATCACGGCTTCGACCTCGACAAGCCGGGCAAGGACTCCTGGCGCCACCGCGAGGCCGGTGCCACTCAGGTGCTGATGCTGTCCAATGACCGCTGGGTGCTGATGCACGAGTTGCGCGGTGCGCCCGAGCCCTCGCTGGAGGCGCAGCTGCGCCTGCTCGAACCCTGCGATCTCGTCCTGATCGAAGGCTACAAGGCCGCTGCCGTGCCCAAGATCGAGATCCATCGCCCCGCTCACGGCAAGCCGCCGTTGTGGCCGGAGAACCCCCACGTGGTCGCTGTCGCCACCAATGGCGACATCGACTGCCCGCTACCGCGCCTGCCGCTTGACGAGCCGGCGAAGGTAGCGGACTTCATCCTGGAATACCTGAAGAGCCGATGA
- a CDS encoding ATP-dependent DNA helicase has translation MSDPTPIFAADGPLAAAIPGFRARPQQIEMAQKIAEALRENRVLVAEAGTGTGKTFAYLVPALLAGGKVILSTGTKTLQDQLFNRDLPTVRAALKVPVSIALLKGRANYVCHYHLERNARDGRFLTAQDAADLRAIARFAKVTQSGDKAECTDVREDSLAWIAATSTRDNCLGQDCPHKEECFVMQARRNAMEADVVVVNHHLFFADVMLRDEGMGELLPACNAVIFDEAHQLPETASLFFGDSVSTAQVLELARDTRSETVAAARDCVAMIDQTRNLEKAARDLRLVFGAESARISAAQAAERENFDAMVEALEKALADFKAVLDTQAERSEGLGNCLRRTEEMAERLASWRNPDEKDLIRWVEVFTQSLALNATPLHVSDVFKRQLEGHPRAWIFTSATLAVGKADFGHYCRELGLAWMDPPPLTAVWGSPFDYAEQALLYAPAGMSEPNSPDYTERVAKVALPLIRAARGRTFVLCTSLRAMRRIHELILDGLVQSSDDLPVLLQGEGSRTELLERFRRLGNAVLVASQSFWEGVDVPGDALSLVVIDKLPFAPPDDPVLAARVEHMQKQGLSPFVHHQLPKTVINMKQGAGRLIRTERDRGVLCICDPRMIDKSYGKVVWRSLPPMRRTRAEADAVAFLENLPPPRQGG, from the coding sequence ATGTCCGACCCCACCCCGATCTTTGCCGCCGACGGCCCGCTCGCCGCCGCGATCCCCGGCTTTCGCGCCCGCCCGCAACAGATCGAGATGGCGCAGAAGATCGCCGAGGCGCTGCGCGAGAACCGCGTGCTGGTGGCCGAGGCCGGCACCGGCACCGGCAAGACCTTCGCCTACCTGGTGCCGGCGCTGCTGGCCGGCGGCAAGGTGATCCTGTCCACCGGCACCAAGACCCTGCAGGACCAGCTCTTCAACCGCGACCTGCCGACGGTGCGGGCGGCACTCAAGGTGCCGGTGAGCATCGCCCTGCTCAAGGGCCGTGCCAACTACGTCTGCCACTATCACCTCGAGCGCAACGCGCGCGACGGCCGCTTCCTCACCGCGCAGGACGCCGCCGACCTGCGCGCCATCGCGCGCTTCGCCAAGGTCACGCAGAGCGGCGACAAGGCCGAATGCACCGATGTGCGCGAGGACTCGCTGGCCTGGATCGCCGCCACCTCGACGCGCGACAACTGCCTCGGCCAGGATTGTCCGCACAAGGAGGAGTGCTTCGTGATGCAGGCGCGGCGGAACGCGATGGAGGCGGACGTAGTGGTGGTCAATCACCACCTCTTCTTCGCCGATGTGATGCTGCGGGACGAGGGCATGGGCGAACTGCTGCCGGCGTGCAACGCGGTGATCTTCGACGAGGCCCACCAGCTGCCCGAGACCGCGAGCCTGTTCTTCGGCGACAGCGTGTCCACCGCGCAGGTGCTGGAGCTGGCGCGCGACACCCGTTCGGAAACCGTGGCGGCGGCGCGCGACTGCGTGGCGATGATCGACCAGACCCGCAACCTGGAAAAGGCGGCGCGCGATCTGCGCCTCGTGTTCGGCGCCGAGAGTGCACGGATTTCCGCCGCGCAGGCCGCCGAGCGCGAGAACTTCGACGCCATGGTCGAGGCGCTGGAAAAGGCGCTCGCCGACTTCAAGGCGGTGCTCGACACCCAGGCCGAGCGCTCCGAGGGCCTGGGCAACTGCCTGCGCCGCACCGAGGAGATGGCCGAGCGCCTGGCGAGCTGGCGCAACCCGGACGAGAAGGACCTGATCCGCTGGGTCGAGGTGTTCACCCAGTCGCTGGCGCTCAACGCCACGCCGCTGCACGTCTCGGACGTGTTCAAGCGCCAGCTCGAGGGTCATCCGCGGGCGTGGATCTTCACCTCGGCGACGCTCGCGGTGGGCAAGGCCGATTTCGGCCATTACTGCCGCGAGCTAGGCCTGGCCTGGATGGATCCACCGCCGCTCACCGCGGTGTGGGGCAGCCCCTTCGACTACGCCGAGCAGGCCCTGCTGTACGCGCCCGCGGGCATGTCCGAGCCCAATTCGCCCGACTACACCGAGCGCGTGGCCAAGGTGGCGCTGCCGCTGATCCGCGCCGCGCGCGGGCGCACCTTCGTGCTGTGCACCTCGCTGCGGGCGATGCGCCGCATTCACGAACTGATTCTCGATGGCCTCGTGCAGAGCAGCGACGACCTGCCGGTGCTGCTGCAGGGCGAGGGCTCGCGCACCGAGCTGCTCGAGCGCTTCCGCCGCCTTGGCAACGCGGTGCTGGTGGCGAGCCAGAGCTTCTGGGAAGGTGTGGACGTGCCGGGGGACGCACTGTCGCTGGTGGTGATCGACAAGCTGCCCTTCGCCCCGCCCGACGATCCGGTGCTGGCCGCGCGCGTCGAGCACATGCAGAAGCAGGGCCTGAGCCCCTTCGTGCATCACCAGCTGCCCAAGACCGTGATCAACATGAAGCAGGGCGCCGGCCGGCTCATCCGCACCGAGCGCGACCGCGGCGTGCTCTGCATCTGCGACCCGCGCATGATCGACAAGTCTTACGGAAAGGTCGTGTGGCGCAGCCTGCCGCCGATGCGGCGCACGCGCGCCGAGGCCGACGCGGTCGCCTTCCTGGAGAACCTGCCGCCGCCACGGCAGGGGGGCTGA
- a CDS encoding PhoX family phosphatase, translated as MSQFDLDDLPSNHSDNEHFQHVVDRVVSRRGFLKSGLGLGAAAFLAVPLAAQAAQHAHQHMDAGYGNNGPRTAPKIGFAPVAASRADAIVVPPGYSAQIFAPWGDALFADSPMWKPDGTNTGAEQARQIGDNHDGMHFFPLHGKSGREGLLVMNHEYCNYEYLFGAGFMTPWTADKVLKAQNAHGASVIHIRQHRNRWEIVLGSKYNRRITGNTPMRISGPAAGHALMKTQADPTGTRVLGTLNNCANGFTPWGTYLTCEENFNGYFGTTSGVDGRDESMKRYGINARGTGYRWEEFDDRFDYAKEPNESNRFGWVVEIDPFDPTSMPVKRTALGRIKHENCAYAFTADRRVVVYMGDDQTNDYIYKFVSDGRFVPGKDAANRQLLDHGKLYVARFGNGATTGDFMGTGEWVLLDKQANPVLAADGRFADQAEVLIKTRLAADAVGATKMDRPEWIAVHPGTNEVYCALTNNSGRSPAQTDDANPRAANRFGQIVRWREAGNDVAAMHFDWDLFVIAGNPNVYAPGDLNAGSANIDATNTFNSPDGIGFDPDGRLWIQTDGNFSDAGVYAGQGNNQMLCADPATGEIRRFLVGPSGCEITGLTFTPDGRTMFINVQHPGEVGSHPNRPTPPAGVGMDDFIAANPLAFSRWPDAAGGRPRSATVIITKDDGGVIGS; from the coding sequence ATGAGTCAGTTCGACCTCGACGACCTGCCCAGCAATCATTCCGACAACGAGCACTTCCAGCACGTGGTGGACCGCGTGGTGTCGCGCCGCGGCTTCCTGAAGAGCGGCCTGGGCCTCGGCGCCGCCGCCTTCCTTGCCGTCCCGCTCGCGGCTCAGGCGGCTCAGCACGCACACCAGCACATGGATGCCGGCTATGGCAACAACGGCCCGCGCACCGCACCGAAGATCGGCTTCGCGCCGGTCGCCGCCTCGCGTGCAGACGCCATCGTCGTTCCGCCCGGCTACAGCGCGCAGATCTTCGCGCCCTGGGGCGATGCGCTGTTCGCCGACTCGCCGATGTGGAAACCGGACGGCACCAACACCGGCGCCGAGCAGGCCCGCCAGATCGGCGACAACCACGACGGCATGCACTTCTTCCCGCTCCACGGCAAATCGGGCCGGGAAGGCCTGCTGGTGATGAACCACGAGTACTGCAACTACGAATACCTGTTCGGCGCCGGGTTCATGACGCCGTGGACGGCCGACAAGGTGCTGAAGGCGCAGAACGCGCACGGTGCCTCGGTGATCCACATCCGCCAGCACCGCAACAGGTGGGAGATCGTCCTCGGATCGAAGTACAACCGCCGCATCACCGGCAACACGCCGATGCGGATCAGCGGCCCGGCCGCCGGCCATGCGCTGATGAAGACCCAGGCCGACCCCACCGGCACCCGCGTCCTCGGCACGCTCAACAACTGCGCCAACGGCTTCACGCCGTGGGGCACCTACCTCACCTGTGAGGAGAACTTCAACGGCTACTTCGGCACCACCTCAGGCGTCGACGGCCGCGACGAGTCGATGAAGCGCTACGGCATCAACGCCCGCGGCACCGGCTACCGCTGGGAAGAGTTCGACGATCGCTTCGACTACGCGAAGGAGCCGAACGAGTCGAACCGCTTCGGCTGGGTGGTGGAGATCGACCCCTTCGACCCCACCTCGATGCCGGTCAAGCGCACCGCGCTCGGCCGCATCAAGCACGAGAACTGCGCCTACGCCTTCACCGCCGACCGCCGCGTCGTGGTGTACATGGGCGACGACCAGACCAACGACTACATCTACAAGTTCGTGTCGGATGGCCGATTCGTTCCCGGCAAGGATGCGGCCAACCGCCAGCTGCTCGACCATGGCAAGCTCTACGTCGCCCGGTTCGGCAATGGCGCCACCACCGGTGACTTCATGGGCACGGGCGAGTGGGTGCTGCTCGACAAGCAGGCAAACCCGGTACTGGCCGCCGATGGCCGTTTCGCCGATCAGGCCGAGGTGCTGATCAAGACCCGCCTCGCCGCCGACGCCGTGGGCGCGACCAAGATGGACCGCCCGGAATGGATCGCCGTGCATCCGGGGACCAACGAGGTCTACTGCGCACTCACCAACAACAGCGGCCGCAGCCCGGCTCAGACCGACGATGCCAACCCCCGTGCCGCCAACCGCTTCGGCCAGATCGTGCGCTGGCGCGAGGCGGGCAACGATGTCGCGGCGATGCACTTCGACTGGGACCTGTTCGTGATCGCCGGCAACCCGAACGTCTATGCGCCGGGCGACCTCAACGCCGGCTCGGCGAACATCGACGCCACCAACACCTTCAACAGCCCGGACGGCATCGGCTTCGACCCGGACGGCCGCCTGTGGATCCAGACCGACGGCAACTTCAGCGACGCCGGCGTCTACGCGGGTCAGGGCAACAACCAGATGTTGTGCGCCGATCCGGCGACGGGCGAGATCCGCCGCTTCCTCGTCGGTCCGTCGGGTTGCGAGATCACCGGTCTCACCTTCACCCCCGACGGCCGGACGATGTTCATCAACGTCCAGCACCCGGGTGAAGTCGGCAGCCACCCCAACCGCCCCACCCCGCCCGCCGGCGTCGGAATGGACGACTTCATCGCCGCCAACCCGCTCGCCTTCAGCCGCTGGCCGGATGCCGCGGGCGGGCGCCCGCGCTCGGCGACCGTCATCATCACCAAGGACGATGGCGGCGTGATCGGCAGCTGA
- a CDS encoding mechanosensitive ion channel domain-containing protein, which produces MKQPLMACLAFVFALALAGLFPPTTHAADPKSDAPAAESGHERLADLLEDEAARAALIEQLRKHGEQDAAEAIAGAAGEPSLAARVAELSQRVAQGAVSETRNAVAAFGDAWHRLLAVDTQVLGRIGGEFAALVVVTLVVFRLLWLGARAAFRALDRQAGRRDGAVALIWLRRAFSIGGAAMTDVAVVALAWLAGHGLALFALGAPGELRAHESLFLNAFLVVECLRAALRILLARHGERLRILPLAEEDQAYWYAWSSRMVFFLGYGLMMAVPMINHFVTAELGRAVAVLILLAALLRTAVIVMQNRLRARAALDALAERMESSFARISVGIGARIWHVVALVYLAAILVTAILYPEEALPFMLAATGQTLIAVVGGIVLAALLTQVILRRIHIGDELRAKFPLLEARLNAYVPTALKVARFAILAAVLAVVADAWTPFDLGAWVASESGARLLGRALSVALIIVLALFAWLVIASWIEFRLNPQAGAAPNPRARTLLTIFRNAVAIALVVVTSMVVLSEIGINIAPLLAGAGVLGLAIGFGAQKLVQDVITGVFIQLERAIDVGDTVTAGGITGTVERMTIRSLGLRDLSGTYHLLPFSSVDTVANYNRGFAWHVGEYGIGYREDTDDAIEHLRAAFAELLQDPALREQILDDQLEVHGVTALADSSVNIRVRIKTRAGSQFPVGRAYNRLVKRHFDAAGIEIPYPHLTLYFGEDKHGKAPPAHLKLLDSGGAG; this is translated from the coding sequence CTGCGCAAGCACGGTGAGCAGGATGCGGCGGAGGCCATCGCCGGGGCGGCCGGCGAACCCTCGCTCGCCGCCCGCGTGGCCGAACTGTCCCAGCGCGTCGCGCAGGGCGCGGTGAGCGAGACCCGCAACGCCGTTGCCGCGTTCGGCGACGCATGGCACCGCCTGCTGGCCGTGGATACCCAGGTTCTAGGTCGCATCGGTGGCGAGTTCGCTGCGCTGGTGGTGGTCACCCTGGTCGTGTTCCGCTTGCTGTGGTTGGGGGCACGGGCGGCGTTTCGCGCCCTCGATCGCCAGGCCGGACGCCGCGACGGCGCGGTGGCGTTGATCTGGTTGCGGCGCGCGTTCTCGATCGGTGGCGCAGCGATGACCGATGTCGCAGTCGTCGCGCTCGCCTGGCTTGCGGGCCACGGGCTGGCGCTGTTCGCGCTCGGCGCGCCCGGGGAGCTGCGCGCTCACGAATCCCTGTTCCTCAACGCCTTCCTCGTGGTCGAGTGCCTGCGCGCTGCCCTGCGCATCCTGCTCGCACGCCATGGCGAGCGCCTGCGGATCCTGCCGCTTGCCGAGGAGGACCAGGCGTACTGGTACGCCTGGTCCTCGCGCATGGTGTTCTTTCTCGGTTATGGCCTGATGATGGCGGTGCCGATGATCAACCACTTCGTCACCGCCGAGCTCGGGCGGGCCGTCGCCGTCCTCATCCTGCTCGCCGCGCTGCTGCGTACCGCGGTGATCGTGATGCAGAATCGCCTGCGCGCGCGCGCGGCGCTCGATGCACTCGCCGAGCGCATGGAGTCGTCCTTCGCACGGATCAGCGTCGGAATTGGCGCGCGGATCTGGCACGTGGTCGCGCTCGTCTATCTCGCTGCGATCCTCGTCACCGCCATCCTGTACCCGGAGGAGGCGCTCCCCTTCATGCTCGCCGCGACCGGTCAGACCCTGATCGCGGTGGTCGGGGGCATCGTTCTTGCGGCGCTGCTCACGCAGGTGATCCTGCGCCGCATCCACATCGGCGACGAGCTGCGCGCCAAGTTTCCCTTGCTCGAGGCGCGCCTCAATGCCTATGTGCCGACTGCGCTCAAGGTCGCCCGCTTCGCGATCCTGGCGGCGGTGCTCGCGGTCGTCGCCGACGCCTGGACGCCCTTCGATCTCGGCGCGTGGGTGGCTTCGGAGTCCGGTGCGCGCCTGCTCGGGCGCGCCCTGTCGGTCGCGCTCATCATCGTGCTGGCGCTCTTCGCGTGGCTGGTGATCGCGAGCTGGATCGAGTTCCGCCTCAATCCGCAGGCGGGCGCGGCGCCCAACCCGCGCGCGCGCACGCTGCTGACCATCTTCCGCAATGCGGTCGCGATCGCGCTGGTGGTGGTGACCTCGATGGTCGTGCTTTCCGAGATCGGCATCAACATCGCGCCGCTGCTCGCCGGTGCGGGCGTGCTCGGACTGGCGATCGGCTTCGGCGCGCAGAAGCTGGTGCAGGACGTCATCACCGGGGTCTTCATCCAGCTCGAGCGTGCGATCGACGTGGGTGACACCGTCACCGCAGGGGGCATCACCGGCACCGTCGAGCGCATGACGATCCGCTCGCTCGGCCTGCGCGACCTCTCCGGAACCTACCATCTGCTGCCGTTCTCGTCGGTGGACACGGTGGCGAACTACAACCGCGGTTTCGCTTGGCACGTCGGCGAGTACGGCATCGGCTACCGGGAAGATACCGACGACGCCATCGAGCATCTGCGCGCGGCATTCGCCGAGTTGCTGCAGGATCCCGCCCTTCGCGAGCAGATCCTCGACGATCAGCTCGAGGTGCATGGCGTGACCGCGCTCGCGGACAGCTCGGTCAACATCAGGGTGCGCATCAAGACCCGCGCGGGCTCGCAGTTTCCGGTCGGCCGTGCCTACAACCGCCTGGTCAAGCGTCACTTCGATGCGGCCGGGATCGAGATCCCGTACCCGCACCTGACGCTTTATTTCGGTGAGGACAAGCACGGCAAGGCGCCGCCGGCCCATCTGAAGCTGCTCGACTCGGGCGGAGCCGGGTGA